From a single Paenibacillus sp. FSL W8-0426 genomic region:
- a CDS encoding alpha-glucosidase — MEHKKWWKETVVYQIYPRSFQDSNGDGIGDLKGIVSRLDYLQKLGIGAIWLSPVCKSPQDDFGYDISDYQDIDPMFGSLEDMETLIHEAGERNIRIIMDLVLNHTSDEHPWFQEAKKSKDNPYHDYYVWRDGVEGTPPNDLGSTFGGSAWQWVPEIGQYYLHLFSAKQPDLNWENPKVRQEIYDMINWWIDKGVGGFRLDVIDLIGKEPDLKITGNGPHLHKYIRELSKETFQKAGDLLTVGETWGATPDIAKWYSNPDGSEFSMVFQFEHISLDEQEGKGKWDLKPLDVMELKKVLSKWQTELKGEGWNSLFWNNHDLPRIVSRWGNDGPFRIESAKMLATLLHGMQGTPYIYQGEELGMTNVQYAMEDYRDIELLNFYKERMEKGYSERDVMESIYTKGRDNARTPMQWDASDNAGFTQGEPWIKVNPNYKHIHAEENLNNPESIFHYYRKLIQLRKDHDVIVYGDYELIFPDHPDVFAYTRTLNGTKILVVCNFQGQQAELPLQEQLAETNQLLISNYSGQMSESELRPYEARMYLIQA, encoded by the coding sequence ATGGAACATAAAAAATGGTGGAAAGAGACTGTCGTGTATCAAATTTATCCACGGAGCTTTCAGGATAGCAACGGGGATGGAATCGGCGACCTGAAGGGCATTGTGTCCCGGCTGGATTATTTGCAGAAACTCGGAATCGGTGCCATCTGGCTATCGCCGGTTTGCAAATCTCCGCAAGACGACTTTGGTTATGATATTTCCGATTATCAGGATATCGATCCGATGTTCGGGTCTTTGGAAGATATGGAAACGTTAATTCATGAAGCCGGGGAACGCAACATCCGGATCATTATGGATTTGGTGTTGAACCATACTTCGGATGAACATCCCTGGTTCCAGGAAGCCAAAAAAAGCAAAGACAATCCGTACCATGACTATTATGTCTGGAGAGATGGCGTAGAAGGAACGCCCCCAAACGACTTGGGCTCCACATTCGGTGGTTCAGCTTGGCAGTGGGTGCCTGAGATCGGGCAATATTATTTGCATCTGTTTTCGGCCAAACAGCCGGATCTCAACTGGGAAAACCCCAAAGTCCGGCAGGAAATTTACGATATGATCAATTGGTGGATCGATAAGGGCGTCGGCGGTTTTCGACTTGACGTCATTGATCTCATCGGCAAAGAGCCGGATTTGAAGATTACGGGGAACGGACCTCATTTGCATAAATACATCAGGGAACTGAGTAAGGAAACGTTTCAAAAAGCGGGAGACCTGCTCACCGTTGGAGAAACATGGGGCGCCACCCCGGACATCGCAAAATGGTACAGCAACCCGGACGGCAGCGAGTTTTCCATGGTATTTCAATTCGAACACATCAGCCTGGATGAACAAGAAGGGAAAGGAAAGTGGGATCTTAAACCTTTGGATGTGATGGAATTAAAAAAAGTGCTGTCCAAGTGGCAGACAGAGCTCAAGGGGGAAGGCTGGAACAGTTTGTTCTGGAACAATCACGACTTGCCTCGAATCGTTTCCCGTTGGGGAAATGACGGACCATTCCGGATCGAATCGGCTAAAATGTTGGCCACGCTTCTTCATGGCATGCAAGGTACGCCTTACATTTACCAGGGTGAAGAATTAGGCATGACGAATGTGCAATATGCGATGGAAGATTATCGGGATATTGAATTGCTGAATTTTTATAAGGAAAGAATGGAAAAAGGATATTCTGAACGCGACGTTATGGAGTCGATCTATACCAAGGGCCGTGATAACGCGCGAACACCGATGCAATGGGATGCTTCCGATAACGCGGGTTTTACGCAAGGAGAACCTTGGATTAAAGTGAACCCGAATTACAAGCACATTCACGCTGAGGAAAATTTGAATAACCCTGAATCCATATTCCATTACTACCGGAAACTAATTCAATTAAGAAAAGATCATGACGTGATCGTATATGGGGATTATGAGCTGATATTCCCGGATCATCCAGATGTATTTGCTTACACCCGGACGCTCAATGGAACCAAAATCCTGGTGGTATGCAACTTCCAAGGACAACAGGCCGAACTCCCGCTCCAGGAACAATTGGCAGAGACAAATCAGCTGTTAATATCCAATTATTCAGGCCAAATGTCGGAGAGTGAGCTGCGTCCATATGAAGCGAGAATGTACCTTATCCAGGCTTGA
- a CDS encoding alpha-glucosidase — translation MKKVWWKEAVAYQIYPRSFMDSNGDGIGDIKGIISKLDYIQDLGIDLIWICPMYQSPNDDNGYDISDYCSIMGEFGTMGDFDQLLNEVHRRGMKLIMDLVINHTSDEHPWFMESRASQDNPKRDWYIWRDGKNGEEPNNWESIFGGSAWEYDEVSGQYYLHLFSKKQPDLNWGNEEVRKSIYEMMNWWLDKGIDGFRVDAISHIHKEEGLPDMPNIEGVKYVSSFEKHMNVKGIQRYLQEMKEETLSKYDVVTVGEANGVKVEDQEDLLDWICEVRGKFNMVFQFEHLDLWNNSTDRQLDIPKLKHVMTKWQKSLEGIGWNALFIENHDQPRKVSSWGNDAEYWYESATALGAMYFFMQGTPFIYQGQEIGMTNVAYPSIDDYNDVADRNLYQIKREEGMSHEEIMNIIWASSRDNSRTPMQWSSDKQAGFTTGIPWLKVNDNYVDINVEKQLQERRSILHFYKQMIQLRKGHDALIYGTYELLMPDHPSVFAYTRTLADQQVLVLINLTGQIVELGGEEKYPDFSEIWLTNYDDCRLPIQLRPFETIIGLTGK, via the coding sequence ATGAAAAAAGTATGGTGGAAAGAAGCCGTAGCTTATCAAATCTATCCAAGAAGCTTTATGGACTCGAATGGGGATGGGATCGGCGACATCAAGGGCATCATTTCAAAACTGGATTATATCCAGGATCTCGGCATTGATCTGATATGGATCTGTCCCATGTATCAGTCGCCCAACGACGATAATGGTTACGACATCAGCGATTACTGTTCCATTATGGGTGAATTCGGCACGATGGGAGACTTTGATCAATTACTGAACGAAGTTCACCGCCGCGGCATGAAACTCATCATGGATCTGGTGATCAATCATACCAGCGACGAACACCCGTGGTTTATGGAATCAAGAGCTTCGCAGGATAACCCCAAACGGGACTGGTACATCTGGAGAGACGGGAAAAACGGGGAAGAACCGAACAACTGGGAGAGCATTTTCGGCGGATCTGCATGGGAATATGACGAGGTGTCGGGACAGTACTATCTTCATCTGTTCTCCAAAAAGCAGCCGGACTTGAACTGGGGAAATGAAGAAGTTCGGAAATCCATTTATGAAATGATGAATTGGTGGCTTGATAAGGGGATTGACGGGTTCCGCGTCGATGCAATCAGCCATATTCATAAAGAAGAGGGCCTGCCGGACATGCCAAACATCGAGGGCGTCAAATACGTCTCTTCTTTTGAAAAACATATGAACGTCAAAGGAATCCAGCGTTATCTGCAAGAAATGAAAGAGGAAACGTTATCCAAGTATGATGTGGTGACCGTTGGGGAAGCGAATGGAGTAAAAGTAGAGGACCAGGAAGATCTGCTGGATTGGATTTGTGAAGTCAGAGGCAAATTCAATATGGTCTTCCAATTTGAACACCTGGACCTTTGGAACAACAGCACGGACAGGCAGCTTGACATTCCCAAATTGAAACACGTCATGACCAAGTGGCAAAAATCGCTTGAAGGCATCGGCTGGAATGCTTTGTTTATTGAAAATCACGATCAGCCTCGCAAAGTTTCGTCTTGGGGGAATGATGCGGAGTATTGGTATGAGAGCGCCACTGCGCTAGGAGCCATGTACTTTTTCATGCAGGGCACGCCCTTCATTTATCAAGGGCAAGAGATTGGAATGACGAATGTGGCTTACCCTTCCATCGATGATTATAACGACGTAGCCGATCGGAATTTATATCAGATCAAACGCGAAGAGGGCATGTCCCATGAGGAAATCATGAACATCATCTGGGCATCGAGCCGCGACAACTCCAGAACGCCGATGCAGTGGTCTTCGGACAAACAAGCCGGGTTCACCACGGGCATCCCGTGGCTAAAGGTGAACGACAATTACGTCGATATTAATGTAGAGAAACAGCTTCAGGAACGACGGTCGATCCTTCACTTTTATAAACAAATGATTCAGCTGCGAAAAGGACACGACGCGCTCATATACGGGACCTATGAGCTTCTTATGCCGGATCATCCAAGCGTATTTGCGTATACCCGTACATTGGCAGACCAACAAGTGCTGGTACTCATTAATCTTACGGGACAAATCGTGGAGCTCGGTGGAGAAGAGAAGTATCCCGACTTTTCGGAGATCTGGCTTACAAACTACGACGACTGCAGGCTGCCAATACAGCTGAGACCGTTCGAAACGATCATAGGTTTAACCGGAAAATGA